A stretch of the Streptomyces sp. NBC_00654 genome encodes the following:
- the ppk2 gene encoding polyphosphate kinase 2 produces the protein MTRSTKQRGEGNGARRKGGGKRGSAPGSGAGSASASASASASASEDAKQAARYGGPYLDGFAVADSGDDDPVLVTPRGHAREAWREDYPYERKLPRRDYEKRKRALQIELLKLQHWVKEHDERLVILFEGRDAAGKGGTIKRFTEHLNPRGARVVALEKPTERERTQWYFQRYAAHLPSAGEIVLFDRSWYNRAGVERVMGFCTTREYLEFMHQAPDFERMLARDGIHLVKFWFSVSRNEQRNRFMIRQIDPVRRWKLSPVDLASLDKWDAYTEAKELMLFHTDTADSPWTVVKSNDKKRARLEAMRHVLHRFDYPDKDPEVVGAPDPLIAGPASRLFEQGEMDARLLAPEAPRGS, from the coding sequence ATGACGAGGAGCACCAAGCAGCGGGGCGAGGGTAACGGGGCGCGGCGGAAGGGTGGCGGGAAGCGCGGTTCCGCACCCGGGTCCGGGGCCGGGTCCGCTTCCGCGTCGGCATCCGCGTCGGCTTCCGCTTCGGAGGACGCGAAGCAAGCCGCGCGCTACGGGGGCCCGTATCTCGACGGCTTCGCCGTGGCCGACAGCGGCGACGACGACCCGGTGCTGGTGACACCGCGCGGGCACGCCCGGGAGGCCTGGCGCGAGGACTACCCGTACGAGCGCAAGCTCCCCCGCCGGGACTACGAGAAGCGCAAGCGTGCCCTGCAGATCGAGCTGCTGAAGCTCCAGCACTGGGTGAAGGAGCACGACGAGCGGCTGGTGATCCTCTTCGAGGGGCGCGACGCGGCGGGCAAGGGCGGCACGATCAAGCGGTTCACCGAGCATCTCAATCCGCGTGGTGCCCGGGTGGTGGCGTTGGAGAAGCCGACCGAACGCGAACGCACCCAGTGGTACTTCCAGCGGTATGCGGCGCATCTGCCGAGCGCCGGGGAGATCGTGCTGTTCGACCGCTCCTGGTACAACCGCGCCGGTGTGGAGCGGGTGATGGGGTTCTGCACGACCCGTGAGTACCTCGAGTTCATGCACCAGGCGCCGGACTTCGAGCGGATGCTGGCGCGCGACGGCATCCACCTGGTGAAGTTCTGGTTCTCCGTCTCGCGCAACGAGCAGCGCAACCGGTTCATGATCCGGCAGATCGATCCGGTACGCCGGTGGAAACTGAGCCCGGTCGACCTGGCGTCGCTCGACAAGTGGGACGCGTACACGGAGGCCAAGGAGCTGATGCTGTTCCACACGGACACGGCGGACTCGCCCTGGACCGTGGTGAAGAGCAATGACAAGAAGCGGGCGCGGCTGGAGGCGATGCGCCATGTGCTGCACCGCTTCGACTACCCGGACAAGGACCCCGAGGTGGTCGGAGCACCGGACCCGCTGATCGCGGGTCCGGCCTCACGGCTGTTCGAGCAGGGCGAGATGGACGCCCGGCTGCTGGCCCCGGAGGCCCCGCGCGGTTCCTGA